GAGCGGCGGCGAGCCTGCGCGCAGGCGGGTTGCTGCCGTCTCCAAGACTTCACGGGCAACGGGGATGGCTTCCGTCTGCTCAGCGCGTAGTCGCGCACCCAAGTGCGCGAGCACGAGCGACAGCTCGACGTAGCCGGCGATCCCGGCACTGCCGCGAAGCGCGTGCAGCACCTGGCGCGCATCGGTCAAAGCTGCGTCGTCGTGGAGCAGGGAGACTCGCCGCTGGATTTCGTCCGCAAGCAGCGCGTCCAGGTCGCGGGTCACGGGCCGTCCTCGCCCCTTTGCGTCTTCGCCTCCAGATCTCGCAGCAAGCGAAGCAGGGGGCCCAGCGTCGGGCGCAGAGCTCGCCAGACGAGACTGCGACGCGGACCTTGGGAAAGCGCGGAAAGGGCGTCGACGAGGCCTCGTGCGTGCTCGGCGACTTCAGCCAGGAGGCGCGCGCTTTCCAGATCCGTGCTTGCGGTTTCGCTCAGCACACGCCCCAGGTGTGCCAGGGCGTCCTCGCTGTCGCGCATGGACGACTGCGTTCGCAGTAGGCCTTGGGACAGGTCGGCGCTCTTGTTCCGGGCTGCTTCGACGTCGTGTCCTAGCGCGTGGTGGTCGGAGTCCAGCTCGTCGAACAACTTTTCCAGTTCGTCCAAGGAACTGGTGCCCGTGCGCACGACCTCCATGAGCTCCTCGGCGAGCAATACCAGCGCGCGACCGCGTCCCTCCCCTTGGTGGGCGCCGTCGAGCCCTGTGTTCAGCGCCAGCAGCTTGGCGCGCTCCAAGGCATCACGCGTGCGCCGAATGGTGACCCGAACGTCCTGGCTGCGAGCCACGGTCAGGCGACCCTTGTCGGCAGCAGAGTCGAGCATCGCGCGCTGCTCCGCCAGGGTTGCCCCCAACGTCTGGCACGCGCTCGACGCGGTCCGAGTCGCGGCGGCAGCGGCTGCCCGTGCCCGAATCAGCACCGCGTCGTCGAGTGCACCGCGCGCTCCCCGCAAGCGTGTCGTCAGCGACCCGATCACGCTCATGGTAGAGCCGCTTCCGAGTTGACTGCGCCTAGAGCGCCGTTCAGGTACGCGCGCACGTCCAGGTCCGGCACCGACTGGCCCCGCCACGACAGGTGGCCATCAACCGTGTCGAAGAAGCCGACCTGTTCCACGAGTACACCACTCAGGGCGACGGCGTCGGAGTCGTGTTCGCAGAGCAGCGTGTGGGGGCCGCTGCCGAGGAGCAGTGTGGCCGCGACGCGACCCTGTAGGAATGCCAAGCCAACGCCGGACGCGGGCACGGGGCTGACCACGGGTCGGGTTGCGATTCGCTGCACTACCTCTGCCGGCAGCCCGAACAGGCCTTGTTTCGTCCGGAATACGACAGCGGCGCGTCTGCTCAAGACTGCGCCTTCCTGCGCACCAGACGAGAGTTGATGAGCTGGTACAGGATCTTGCAGACCTCGAAGGAGCTGCCGGCGCGTTCTTCGACGATCTCTCGAACCGTGCGGTCGCCATCAATCGCATCCAGCACGGTCTTCTCTTTGTCCGTCAGCTGCGCGTCTTCGCCCACGCTTTCCAGCGCCACGACGTCCTTGACCAGGACTTCGTCGAAGTCGAAGGTCCCTTCGATCATGCGCCACTCGTCGACGCGGCGGAATCCTTCCATCACCAGGGCGCCCGTGGAAAGACCCAGTCGCGTGACCTGAATCTCCGGTGGCAGCCCAACGGTGAAGGTGAAGCGCCCCGTCTTCCAGCGCACGACTTCGTAGACGAGCTCGGATGTCTGGCGCGTCAAGGCGAGGTCGACCGCGTCGCGGTCGACCAGTCCCACTTCCACCAAGCGCTCGCCGAGGGGGCGCGTCTGGGTGCCTTCGGAAAGCATGGTGTCCAAGTCTTCGCGCGTGACGGCACCCGACTCGACCAGATAGCGGCCCAGCAAGAACTCGTCCCGCACACCGCGGGAAGCTGCCAGGTCCACGTTACCTTCGCGCACGAAGAGCGTGATTTCCGACTTTCGGTTCGACACCACCAGGGCGCCGGTCTGTCGCTGCAGGTGGAGCAACTGCAAAATTTCTGCGATGGAAATCACCGAAATGTCGCCGGCGAGGACCTCCTGCGTGCTGGCACCGAAGTCGAGGGTTCGGAGCAGCGCTGAGAGCTGC
This genomic stretch from Polyangiaceae bacterium harbors:
- a CDS encoding response regulator produces the protein MGARILVVDDSPTIRKVVASILEASAFETVVAEDGQDALEKLQSGTEVDLVLLDFVMPRMNGYQFCRELRNDPDRRHLPVVLMSAKGDKIRGQFVQQTGAIDAITKPFDARGLVAVVEGALAKKEEGRARPVPEGDTMPDEETMADSLAPSSLVPSDDPHVRRAATAREFAAALGRLVTTELRKLPGASDLRDDHIEQSFQRAITPENLGQLSALLRTLDFGASTQEVLAGDISVISIAEILQLLHLQRQTGALVVSNRKSEITLFVREGNVDLAASRGVRDEFLLGRYLVESGAVTREDLDTMLSEGTQTRPLGERLVEVGLVDRDAVDLALTRQTSELVYEVVRWKTGRFTFTVGLPPEIQVTRLGLSTGALVMEGFRRVDEWRMIEGTFDFDEVLVKDVVALESVGEDAQLTDKEKTVLDAIDGDRTVREIVEERAGSSFEVCKILYQLINSRLVRRKAQS